A genomic segment from Candidatus Brocadia sp. encodes:
- a CDS encoding pyridoxal phosphate-dependent aminotransferase, which yields MALSRIAREVKTSATLAITARAKQLVTKGVDVIGFGAGEPDFDTPENVKNAAIKAIKDGYTKYTPTSGAPVLKEAICEKLFKDNHLKYNPSQIIVSAGAKQAILNIVLVLCDTRDEAIIPTPYWVSYPEMVIMAGATPVFLKTTDKEHFKISKESLAKVITPRSKLLFINSPGNPTGMVYTEKELREIIDFAVEKGLYVISDEIYEKILYDGARHFSPASFHEECYKKVITINGFSKVYSMTGWRLGYAAGPEEIIKAATNIQDHTTSGANSITQLAGVEALKGNQDSVGMMVHEFDKRRKYTVERLNKITGVSCLLPQGAFYAFPNVSDLYKKKIGGQLVTNSFDLVNLLLERAHVAFVPGAPFGSDEYIRISYATSMGNIEKGLDRFEKFLGC from the coding sequence ATGGCGTTATCCAGAATTGCCAGGGAGGTAAAGACATCGGCAACACTTGCCATCACCGCCAGGGCCAAACAATTAGTGACAAAAGGCGTTGATGTTATTGGCTTTGGTGCGGGAGAACCTGACTTTGATACACCTGAAAATGTAAAAAATGCTGCCATCAAGGCTATTAAAGACGGCTACACGAAATACACCCCTACCTCAGGCGCACCGGTATTAAAAGAGGCCATCTGCGAAAAACTTTTTAAAGATAATCACCTGAAATATAACCCCTCACAAATCATTGTGTCTGCCGGAGCAAAGCAAGCCATTCTGAACATTGTTCTTGTTTTATGCGACACAAGAGACGAAGCAATTATTCCCACACCCTATTGGGTAAGTTACCCGGAAATGGTGATCATGGCGGGTGCAACACCGGTATTTCTAAAAACCACAGACAAAGAACATTTTAAAATTAGCAAAGAGTCTCTCGCAAAGGTTATCACACCAAGATCTAAATTACTCTTTATAAACAGCCCCGGTAATCCGACAGGTATGGTTTATACAGAAAAAGAACTACGGGAAATCATAGACTTTGCTGTAGAAAAAGGACTTTATGTCATCTCCGATGAAATTTACGAAAAGATATTATACGATGGCGCCCGACATTTTAGCCCGGCATCTTTTCATGAGGAATGTTATAAAAAGGTTATTACAATAAATGGTTTTTCAAAGGTATATTCCATGACCGGCTGGCGTTTAGGTTATGCCGCAGGCCCCGAAGAAATCATCAAGGCAGCAACCAATATACAGGATCATACAACTTCCGGAGCCAACTCTATTACCCAACTGGCAGGCGTAGAGGCACTCAAGGGCAATCAGGATTCCGTAGGGATGATGGTTCATGAATTTGATAAACGAAGAAAATATACCGTTGAGCGGCTCAATAAGATAACGGGGGTGTCTTGTTTACTCCCGCAAGGGGCCTTTTATGCCTTCCCCAATGTGTCTGATTTGTACAAAAAGAAGATTGGCGGACAGTTGGTAACGAACTCATTCGATTTAGTAAACCTGTTACTTGAAAGGGCACATGTCGCCTTTGTCCCCGGCGCCCCTTTCGGGTCAGATGAATACATCCGGATTTCCTACGCAACCTCCATGGGGAATATTGAAAAGGGGCTTGACCGGTTTGAGAAATTTTTGGGCTGCTAG